In the Gemmatimonadaceae bacterium genome, one interval contains:
- a CDS encoding cytochrome C oxidase subunit IV family protein, whose product MANPEHATPSGRPSHAHPNYILIWVFLAVLTAVELTVAFLPWPKTLIILILLGMAFWKAGLVGLYYMHLRFEPKRLRILAIAPLPLFAVLVCAVITEWIW is encoded by the coding sequence ATGGCAAATCCAGAGCACGCAACACCGTCGGGCCGGCCGTCACACGCCCATCCGAATTACATCCTCATCTGGGTCTTTCTCGCCGTGCTGACAGCGGTCGAGCTGACCGTGGCGTTTCTGCCCTGGCCCAAGACGCTGATCATCCTGATCCTCCTCGGCATGGCATTCTGGAAGGCAGGGCTCGTCGGGCTGTACTACATGCATCTGCGTTTCGAGCCGAAGCGCCTGCGCATTCTCGCCATCGCGCCACTACCACTCTTTGCGGTGCTCGTCTGCGCCGTGATCACGGAGTGGATTTGGTAG
- the cyoE gene encoding heme o synthase, which produces MDLVAPPTPVPVAGVGIGAPADYFALTKPRIVALVVLTVAAGFVVALPAAARVGFAGNAGTAPLSVQLWILANVLVGTALVAGGTNALNQIAERDVDALMRRTHTRPLPAGRLEPNAARWFAWSIAALGVIQLATLVNVMTALLAALTLVSYVFAYTPLKRRTSLSTLVGAVPGALPILGGWTATGAPLDAGAYALFGIMFLWQMPHFLALSWMYRADYARAGLRMLSIEDETGAMTFRQAALNAAALIPISLLPTALGIAGRTYFVAAVLLSGILLGLSIGAARAPSPKTARRLFLSTLVYLPVLLGVLVANRIV; this is translated from the coding sequence GTGGATTTGGTAGCGCCGCCGACCCCCGTCCCCGTCGCGGGCGTCGGTATCGGCGCGCCGGCGGACTACTTTGCGCTGACCAAGCCGCGTATCGTCGCACTCGTTGTGCTGACGGTCGCGGCGGGATTCGTCGTCGCTCTCCCCGCCGCGGCCCGTGTGGGCTTTGCCGGCAATGCCGGCACGGCTCCGCTGTCCGTGCAATTGTGGATTCTCGCGAACGTGCTCGTCGGCACGGCGCTGGTCGCCGGCGGGACGAACGCGCTCAACCAGATCGCCGAGCGCGACGTCGACGCGCTGATGCGCCGAACGCACACCCGGCCGTTGCCAGCCGGTCGGCTCGAGCCTAACGCGGCGCGTTGGTTCGCGTGGAGCATCGCCGCGCTCGGCGTCATTCAGCTCGCGACACTCGTCAACGTGATGACGGCGCTGCTCGCCGCGCTGACGCTCGTCAGTTATGTCTTTGCGTACACGCCGCTCAAGCGCCGCACATCGCTGTCGACGCTCGTCGGTGCCGTACCGGGCGCACTGCCGATCCTCGGAGGCTGGACGGCGACGGGCGCACCATTGGATGCCGGTGCCTACGCCCTGTTTGGCATCATGTTCCTTTGGCAGATGCCGCACTTTCTCGCGCTGAGTTGGATGTACCGCGCTGACTACGCACGCGCGGGACTTCGAATGCTGAGCATCGAGGATGAGACCGGTGCCATGACGTTTCGTCAGGCGGCACTGAACGCCGCGGCCCTCATTCCGATTAGTCTCCTGCCGACGGCACTCGGCATTGCGGGACGGACGTACTTCGTCGCCGCCGTGCTGCTGTCGGGTATACTGCTCGGACTCTCGATCGGTGCCGCACGCGCTCCATCGCCGAAGACGGCGCGGCGCCTGTTCCTCTCGACACTCGTCTATCTCCCGGTACTCCTCGGCGTTCTCGTCGCCAACAGGATCGTATGA
- the hemQ gene encoding hydrogen peroxide-dependent heme synthase encodes MESTAVLPPETLEGWYALHQLYTVDRRAIRSLAPDVLRDLRCATADSLGAIVRQDGEGWSAVASLVGSTADVLVMHFRPTLDELRDVQHRIDRLDVMEYLHPAMYFLSVTELGLYQLAAHGQEDPQREARLRAERESPHTLRRLYPPIPENMPYVSFYPMSKRRETGQNWYTLPLPERSKLMHSHGLTGRRYAGRVTQIITGAIGLDKWEWGVTLFAKDPVDFKKLVTEMRFDEASSKYAEFGDFYVGRLIEPDAWAEEMIVR; translated from the coding sequence ATGGAATCGACTGCTGTTCTGCCGCCGGAAACACTCGAGGGTTGGTACGCGCTTCATCAGCTCTACACCGTCGATCGGCGCGCGATTCGTTCGCTCGCGCCCGACGTGCTGCGTGATCTTCGCTGCGCAACGGCCGACAGCCTCGGCGCGATCGTGCGCCAGGACGGCGAAGGGTGGAGCGCCGTCGCCTCGCTCGTCGGATCGACCGCTGACGTACTGGTGATGCACTTTCGGCCGACGCTCGATGAGCTGCGCGATGTCCAGCATCGAATCGATCGGTTGGACGTGATGGAGTACCTGCATCCCGCGATGTACTTCCTGAGCGTGACGGAGCTGGGGCTGTACCAGCTTGCGGCGCATGGCCAGGAAGATCCGCAGCGGGAGGCGCGCCTTCGCGCTGAGCGCGAGAGTCCGCATACTCTGCGCCGATTGTATCCGCCGATTCCGGAAAACATGCCGTACGTCAGCTTCTACCCGATGTCCAAGCGCCGAGAGACGGGGCAGAACTGGTATACGCTGCCCCTTCCGGAGCGAAGCAAGTTGATGCACAGCCACGGTCTCACGGGCCGTCGCTATGCGGGCCGCGTTACGCAAATCATCACGGGCGCCATCGGACTCGATAAATGGGAGTGGGGGGTAACCCTCTTCGCCAAGGATCCGGTCGACTTCAAGAAACTCGTGACCGAGATGCGCTTCGACGAGGCGAGCTCGAAATACGCGGAGTTCGGGGATTTCTACGTCGGGCGCTTGATCGAGCCCGACGCCTGGGCCGAAGAGATGATCGTCCGCTAA
- a CDS encoding DoxX family protein, with the protein MTKARAVDDFVVWTLSIVLAGLFLLTGVPKILGLPAIGFQASAMRGFPEVMRLIVGVVECAGAIGLLVPALASFSAIVLAVVMVPASLTQYASGEGHVWVPILVLALLLIIPWRRNAKAVHASYHEFADHPHPLLHDGIIAGLIGASAIAIWFLVIDTIAGQPLRTPAALGNGLLDVFGPADVTDSKMTFVLVYTIFHFAAFMFVGLLASLIVHLAKHEPSILLGFVVLFVATEIGFYGFTGLLHEASSLKSLVWYQVMLGNLIAASAMGYYFWRTHRELGDEFRHSLDWDTELVPPEHREAIPSAKVVPPLGDRPAATKR; encoded by the coding sequence ATGACCAAAGCTCGCGCAGTCGACGACTTCGTGGTCTGGACGTTGAGTATCGTGCTGGCTGGTCTGTTCTTGCTCACGGGTGTTCCGAAAATCCTTGGCTTGCCCGCGATCGGCTTTCAAGCGTCGGCGATGCGCGGCTTCCCAGAGGTGATGCGCCTCATCGTCGGCGTTGTCGAGTGCGCGGGAGCAATCGGCCTGCTCGTCCCAGCCCTGGCGTCATTCTCAGCAATCGTACTTGCGGTCGTGATGGTTCCCGCGTCGCTCACTCAGTACGCGAGCGGTGAGGGCCACGTCTGGGTGCCGATCCTCGTCCTGGCGCTGCTGCTCATCATTCCGTGGCGTCGCAATGCGAAGGCGGTCCACGCCAGCTACCACGAATTCGCGGATCATCCGCACCCGCTGCTTCACGACGGCATCATTGCGGGGTTGATCGGTGCTTCCGCGATCGCGATCTGGTTCCTGGTCATCGACACGATCGCAGGTCAGCCATTGCGCACGCCGGCGGCACTCGGCAACGGATTGCTGGACGTCTTCGGCCCCGCTGACGTGACCGACAGCAAGATGACGTTCGTGCTCGTGTACACGATCTTCCACTTCGCCGCTTTCATGTTCGTGGGTCTCCTGGCATCACTCATCGTGCACCTTGCCAAGCACGAGCCCTCGATCTTGCTGGGCTTCGTTGTGCTTTTCGTCGCGACGGAGATCGGCTTTTATGGGTTCACGGGTCTTCTGCACGAGGCGAGCTCGTTGAAGTCCCTCGTGTGGTATCAAGTGATGCTCGGCAACCTGATCGCGGCGTCGGCGATGGGTTACTACTTCTGGCGTACGCATCGCGAGCTCGGAGACGAGTTCCGGCACTCGCTCGACTGGGACACGGAGCTCGTCCCGCCCGAACATCGCGAAGCGATCCCGAGCGCAAAAGTGGTCCCACCGTTAGGCGATCGGCCGGCGGCGACCAAGCGCTAG
- a CDS encoding response regulator translates to MTKGRILLAHGNTDCQTIYGSALAHDGYHVDIAGDGDSALRQLASQSYDVVVADLYLESTDDECLLRRLRREPFSAHLPVVVLTGWATEAHRRVAIDEDADEFLPLPTSPRELIGAVGALLGKPRRRTPATGITADPKDRTEDLSDTR, encoded by the coding sequence ATGACTAAGGGCCGAATACTGCTCGCGCACGGAAACACTGACTGCCAAACGATTTATGGCAGCGCGCTGGCGCACGACGGATATCACGTCGACATCGCCGGCGATGGCGATTCGGCTCTCAGGCAGCTCGCCTCCCAATCGTACGACGTCGTCGTAGCCGACCTCTACCTCGAGAGCACGGACGACGAGTGCCTACTCCGACGGCTGCGGCGCGAGCCATTTTCGGCTCACCTGCCCGTTGTCGTGCTTACTGGCTGGGCGACGGAAGCTCATCGCCGCGTCGCGATCGACGAGGACGCAGACGAGTTTCTTCCGCTCCCAACTAGCCCGCGCGAGCTGATCGGTGCCGTCGGCGCACTCTTGGGCAAGCCGCGACGACGGACCCCAGCGACTGGAATTACCGCCGATCCAAAGGATCGCACGGAAGATTTGAGCGACACGCGTTGA
- a CDS encoding phosphatase PAP2 family protein → MFARVGTASALIVTFLLASTQARAQGGGSDTFFKASDIGWATGFSTAAYGLSRLDPAIAKYFQTPAHQKNSKMRKVAEAFTHVQETTLTIGGLVTYGVARLAGARDVEIVALHATEAIVASSLTSQVVRGPLGRARPKDAEPIFEDQYEFHWFDGFTHFQYRAFPSIHSAAAFAAATAIVTETHYRSPRSTWYVAPIAFTIAAGPGYARMYLGQHWASDVFMGAFVGAFYGQRIVNYARVHPNNKVDHFFLGSATPGLSVVPSAGGLTVNYGVRF, encoded by the coding sequence GTGTTCGCTCGTGTCGGTACGGCTTCAGCACTGATCGTCACGTTTCTCTTAGCGTCGACGCAGGCTCGTGCACAGGGTGGTGGCTCCGACACCTTCTTCAAAGCGTCGGACATCGGATGGGCGACCGGATTCAGTACCGCCGCCTATGGTCTGTCGCGCCTCGACCCGGCGATTGCCAAATACTTCCAGACGCCGGCGCATCAGAAGAACTCGAAGATGCGAAAAGTGGCCGAGGCCTTCACGCACGTGCAGGAGACGACGCTCACGATCGGTGGACTGGTGACCTATGGCGTCGCACGGCTGGCCGGCGCGCGCGACGTGGAGATCGTTGCGCTGCACGCAACCGAGGCGATCGTCGCGTCGAGCCTAACGAGCCAGGTGGTCCGCGGCCCGCTCGGCCGCGCCAGGCCGAAAGACGCCGAGCCGATCTTCGAGGACCAGTATGAATTCCACTGGTTCGACGGCTTCACCCACTTTCAGTATCGCGCCTTCCCTTCGATTCACTCGGCAGCCGCGTTCGCGGCCGCGACGGCGATCGTCACGGAGACGCACTACCGGTCACCGCGATCGACGTGGTACGTCGCGCCGATCGCATTTACCATCGCCGCGGGCCCTGGCTACGCGCGCATGTACCTCGGCCAGCACTGGGCGAGCGATGTCTTCATGGGCGCATTCGTCGGCGCGTTCTATGGCCAGCGGATCGTCAACTACGCACGCGTGCATCCGAACAACAAAGTCGATCACTTCTTTCTTGGATCGGCAACACCTGGACTCAGCGTCGTGCCGAGCGCTGGAGGTCTGACCGTGAATTACGGTGTCAGGTTCTAG